The genomic interval GGCGAGATCGGGCGTCGATCGGGGCGTCGCCTAGGTGCGGCCCTGGGCACGCTGAGCCTTGGTGCCGGTGGTGTGGCTCCGGAAGTTGCGGGTGAGCGAGAACTCGCCGAGCTTGTGCCCGACCATGTCCTCGGTCACGAACACGCTGGGGAAGGCCTTGCCGTTGTGCACGAGGAAGGTGTGGCCGACGAACTCGGGCACGATGGTGCAGGCGCGGGCCCAGGTCTTGATGGGCTGGCGGCGGTCCATCTGCGTCAGCTGCTCCACCTTGCGGTACAGCTTCAGGTCGACGTAGGGGCCTTTTTTCAGCGAGCGGGACATCGTGTCTTCTCAGGAGTGGGGTCCCCTCGGGGACCGGAACAGGCTTGGGGATCGGTGGCGGTCGCCACCGCTTCATCAGCGGAGCTTCAGCTGGCCGAAGCGCTTCGAGACGCGGCGGCGGATGATCCGCTTGTTCGAGGCCTTGCCCGGCTTGCGGGTGCGGCCGCCCTTGGCGAGCGTGCCCGACCGCTGGGCCGGGGGGCGGTTGCCCGACGACTTGTTGTCGCCGCCGCCCATCGGGTGCTCGTGGTGGTTCTTCGCCATGCCGCGGTTGTTGGGCCGGCGGCCGAGGTGGCGGCTCTTGCCGGCCTTGCCCAGCACCGTCTTGTTGTGGTCGGTGTTGCCGACCTGACCGACGGTGGCCCGGCACATGACGCTCACCTGGCGGGTCTCGCCCGAGGGGAAGGTCAGCGTCGCCCACTTGCCCTCGCGGTTGGTCAGACGGGCGTAGGTGCCGGCCGCCCGGCACATCTGGCCGCCGCCGCCGGGCTGGAGCTCGATGTTGTGGACGTTCAGGCCGGTGGGGATGTCGCGGAGCAGCAGGCAGTTGCCCGGCTTGGGCTCGATTCGCTCGGCGGACGACAGGATCACTTCGCCGTCGGTCAGGCCGATCGGGGCGAGGATGTACCGCTTCTCGCCGTCCTCGTACCGGATCAAGGCGATGTTGGCGGAGCGGTTGGGGTCGTACTCGATGCCGACGACCGTGCCGGGCACGTCCAGCTTCTTGCGGCTGAAGTCCATGCGGCGGTACCGCTGCTTGTTGCCGCCGCCGCGGTTCTGGACCGTGATCCGGCCCTGGCAGTTGCGGCCACCGTGCTTCTTCTGAGCCTCGAGCAGCGTCTTCTCGGGCTTGGTCTTGGTGACCTCGCTGTAGAGGTTGACGCTGGCGTTGCGACGCCCGGGGCTGGTTCTCTTGTAGATCCGAATGGCCATGGTGGTTCCGGGCGACGCCCGTCCTGGGGTGCTGGGTGGCGGGGGGACCCTGAGGTCCGAGAGCGAGCCGCCGGGGCGGCCCGTGGAAGATCAGTACAGGTCGATCGAGTCTTCCGCGTGGAGCTGCACGATCGCCCGCTTGACCGTCGGCGTCGTCGTGGTGCCGTAGCGGTTCCTCTTCGCCTCGCCCTTGCGGTTCATCGTGGCGACGGACTCGACGCGGACGCCGTAGAGCTTCGCGATGGACGCGGCCACCTGGGGCTTGGTTGCGTCTTTGTGGATCTCGAAGGCGTAACGGTTGCGGCTGCCCGCTTCCCACGTCGTCTTCTCGGTGATGATCGGGCGCTTGATGATCTGAGTGGCGTCGAGCATTACGCGGCCTCCGTCGTCTGGCTGCTAAAGGAGTGGGTCCGAGCGTCGAGGCCTTCGACCAGCTTGTCGGTCTTGCTCGTGGCGGGCTTCTCGTCGTTCACGAACTTCGCGAGGTAGGCCTCGAAGGCGTCCTTGTGCATCACCAGGTAGCGGTGGTTCAGGAGCTCGAAGACGTCGAGCTGCTCGCTCTGGGTGACCGTGACGCCGGGGATGTTCCGGGCGGACTTCGCCTCGACCGTGCGGGTGTCGGCGAGGGCGACGAGGCAGGTGCGGTCGACCCCGAGCGCCTCCATGAGGGCGATGAAGGATTTGGTGCTGGGGGCACCGGAGGCGGGCACGTCGACCAGCTTGATCTCGCCGTCGACGGCCTTGGCCAGGAGGGCGTTGCGGTTGGCGAGGCGGCGCATCTTGCGGGGCATCTCCTGCCGCCAGTCGTGCTTGATCTTGGCCTTCGCCGAGCCGCCGCCGCGGAGCAGGTTGGCCTTCTTGTCGCCGCGACGCGCGTTGCCGGTGCCCTTCTGCTTGTAGAGCTTCCGGGTGGAGCCTTGCACGTCGGCCCGCGACTTCGTGGGCGAGTTGATCGAGCGGCGGTTGGCATGACCGCGGACGAAGGCCTGCTTGAGCAGGGCCGGGCGGACCTCGCCGCCGAGCTTGGCCTCGTCCAGCTGGACGGAGCCGAGCCGCTCGCCGGTCTCGTTGTAGTAGGGGACTTCAATCATCGGGGTGCTGTTCC from Phycisphaera mikurensis NBRC 102666 carries:
- the rplB gene encoding 50S ribosomal protein L2, with product MAIRIYKRTSPGRRNASVNLYSEVTKTKPEKTLLEAQKKHGGRNCQGRITVQNRGGGNKQRYRRMDFSRKKLDVPGTVVGIEYDPNRSANIALIRYEDGEKRYILAPIGLTDGEVILSSAERIEPKPGNCLLLRDIPTGLNVHNIELQPGGGGQMCRAAGTYARLTNREGKWATLTFPSGETRQVSVMCRATVGQVGNTDHNKTVLGKAGKSRHLGRRPNNRGMAKNHHEHPMGGGDNKSSGNRPPAQRSGTLAKGGRTRKPGKASNKRIIRRRVSKRFGQLKLR
- the rplW gene encoding 50S ribosomal protein L23 — translated: MLDATQIIKRPIITEKTTWEAGSRNRYAFEIHKDATKPQVAASIAKLYGVRVESVATMNRKGEAKRNRYGTTTTPTVKRAIVQLHAEDSIDLY
- the rplD gene encoding 50S ribosomal protein L4; amino-acid sequence: MIEVPYYNETGERLGSVQLDEAKLGGEVRPALLKQAFVRGHANRRSINSPTKSRADVQGSTRKLYKQKGTGNARRGDKKANLLRGGGSAKAKIKHDWRQEMPRKMRRLANRNALLAKAVDGEIKLVDVPASGAPSTKSFIALMEALGVDRTCLVALADTRTVEAKSARNIPGVTVTQSEQLDVFELLNHRYLVMHKDAFEAYLAKFVNDEKPATSKTDKLVEGLDARTHSFSSQTTEAA
- the rpsS gene encoding 30S ribosomal protein S19: MSRSLKKGPYVDLKLYRKVEQLTQMDRRQPIKTWARACTIVPEFVGHTFLVHNGKAFPSVFVTEDMVGHKLGEFSLTRNFRSHTTGTKAQRAQGRT